The following are encoded in a window of Megalopta genalis isolate 19385.01 chromosome 6, iyMegGena1_principal, whole genome shotgun sequence genomic DNA:
- the LOC117226019 gene encoding uncharacterized protein LOC117226019, which translates to MSRSICILFAVLAVLQAALASPVNEPPVVKTEILNLQVTDLVEPNLLNDSSSLAGVDLEVGSHRSGETLYRARNAYANSEQNAVILELHLTIPSGIIHYVQAVNDPSSYAVISSTSNTLGSSESVILLGLPPRTFNVITFTVAAH; encoded by the exons ATGTCTCGTTCCATTTGCATCCTCTTCGCGGTCCTGGCCGTTCTTCAGGCAGCACTTGCCAGTCCTGTCAACGAGCCTCCAGTGGTCAAGACCGAGATCTTAAACTTACAAGTCACCGATTTGGTCGAACCAAATTTG CTTAACGACTCAAGTAGTCTAGCCGGTGTAGATTTAGAGGTTGGCAGTCACAGGTCAGGTGAAACACTATACCGCGCAAGAAATGCGTATGCAAATAGTGAACAGAATGCGGTGATTTTGGAATTACACCTGACTATTCCTAGCG GAATCATCCATTATGTCCAGGCGGTAAACGATCCTAGCAGCTATGCCGTGATTTCTAgcacttcaaatactttgggaTCATCTGAATCGGTGATATTGCTTGGACTTCCACCTCGCACATTCAATGTGATAACCTTCACCGTTGCCGCACACTaa
- the LOC117225728 gene encoding uncharacterized protein LOC117225728: protein MPRSIFTLFAALALLRAASAVDVSQYKSIRVEFGDNDGIQTKLVADERGTGFIGDLTVGQRYADETVFRRVIEFENPTNVIQSTTLNLSVSNGAIHYVSARNNPGSYAVVCDNPSSLGTSMGSINLRVPPTSKSVLSLTIASHN, encoded by the exons ATGCCTCGTTCGATTTTCACTCTCTTCGCGGCCCTGGCACTGCTTCGGGCCGCTTCTGCCGTCGACGTATCCCAGTACAAGAGCATACGCGTCGAATTCGGCGACAACGACGGCATTCAAACAAAATTG GTTGCTGATGAACGTGGAACTGGATTCATTGGAGATTTAACGGTTGGTCAACGCTATGCGGACGAAACAGTTTTCCGTCGAGTGATCGAATTTGAGAACCCCACCAACGTGATTCAATCTACCACATTGAACCTGTCTGTCTCCAATG GAGCGATCCATTACGTCAGTGCACGAAACAATCCCGGCAGTTATGCAGTGGTTTGTGACAACCCATCAAGTCTAGGAACATCTATGGGTAGCATAAACCTACGAGTACCACCTACTTCGAAGTCTGTGCTAAGTTTGACCATTGCGTCACATAATTAA
- the LOC117226014 gene encoding uncharacterized protein LOC117226014 codes for MLGMLFRGVFLIGILSWYSTNVWKLIDGYFRDQFRNYLEEEYRKNPRMRSDLQTASVGKDDPATVMPETTVAPSREILEACESAVCPVEIAGNDTGREEVTGGTSENEAESGSTDKNAYLGTTAESQLESRKSFEADQESRLGVNRDDHDLQHGELNDDRRSSPSPVKKKRSKTNTKSVTPRDIARGPATPKKQTVKTITLTERDFDSVVDTSNDDFWEFEEDADERGPIEGILVSQLPFKPKIDGIGYLERVTADEYCPLTLEDEPNCGDTVKWP; via the coding sequence ATGTTGGGGATGCTCTTCCGTGGGGTGTTCCTGATCGGCATACTCTCCTGGTACAGCACCAACGTGTGGAAATTGATCGACGGCTACTTCAGAGATCAGTTTCGTAACTACTTGGAGGAGGAGTATCGCAAGAATCCGCGAATGCGGTCCGATCTGCAGACAGCCTCAGTTGGTAAAGACGATCCCGCTACGGTGATGCCAGaaacgacagtggcaccgtcgcgGGAGATCCTCGAAGCCTGCGAGTCGGCCGTCTGTCCGGTCGAAATTGCAGGCAATGATACGGGGCGAGAGGAGGTGACAGGTGGCACCAGTGAAAACGAGGCCGAGAGCGGATCCACCGATAAAAATGCATACCTGGGAACCACCGCGGAATCGCAGCTGGAAAGTAGGAAGTCGTTCGAAGCCGATCAGGAATCCCGACTAGGCGTTAATCGCGACGACCATGACCTCCAGCATGGCGAGTTGAACGACGATCGGCGATCGAGTCCCTCGCCggtgaagaagaagaggagcaAAACAAACACGAAATCTGTCACCCCTAGGGACATCGCGCGGGGTCCTGCAACCCCGAAAAAACAAACCGTGAAGACGATCACCTTGACAGAGAGAGACTTCGATTCGGTGGTTGACACCTCGAACGACGATTTCTGGGAGTTCGAGGAAGACGCGGACGAAAGAGGACCGATCGAAGGCATTCTAGTTTCCCAGTTACCGTTCAAACCGAAGATAGATGGCATAGGGTACTTGGAGAGAGTCACCGCGGATGAGTATTGTCCATTAACTTTGGAGGACGAGCCAAACTGCGGGGATACAGTTAAGTGGCCTTAA
- the Xport-A gene encoding exit protein of rhodopsin and TRP A — translation MRKRNNESKIAKGRLNENTSVIDKRADKKDNKKEISLNDEINNQGFSDWLRSSDGMEMMRLFVIANSVLVFVTMGWPKLQEAVTLLREYFWDED, via the coding sequence ATGAGGAAACGAAATAATGAGAGCAAGATCGCGAAAGGGCGACTAAACGAAAACACCAGCGTGATCGACAAAAGGGCTGACAAGAAGGACAACAAAAAGGAGATAAGCTTGAACGATGAGATAAACAATCAAGGATTCAGCGATTGGCTACGATCCAGCGATGGCATGGAAATGATGCGACTATTTGTTATTGCCAATTCGGTTTTGGTGTTCGTCACTATGGGGTGGCCGAAACTACAAGAGGCCGTCACTCTTCTCAGAGAATATTTTTGGGACGAAGATTAA